A genome region from Streptomyces antimycoticus includes the following:
- a CDS encoding glycerol-3-phosphate dehydrogenase/oxidase, whose product MTTLQSVPSLGTHPAAGSNPSRAETREQLSKATYDLLVIGGGILGITTAWHAAQSGLRVAMVDAGDFAGATSSASSKLLHGGLRYLQTGAVKLVAENHFERRAVSRTVAPHLANPLTFYLPVYKGGPHGATKLGAGVFAYSALSAFRDGVGHVIGAERAARDVPELRTENLKAVAVYGDGQMNDSRMALMTVRAAVEAGATVLNHAEVVGLRKSDGRVTGAELKDRTDGTEFGVNARLVLNATGPWVDHLRRMEDPNAAPSIRLSKGAHLVLKRTSPWRAALATPIDKYRITFALPWEDMLLLGTTDEEFEGDPADVAVNEADITQILDEAAFSIRDQQLSRDLITYSFAGLRVLPGGPGDTAKAKRETVVTEGRGGMLSIAGGKWTTFRHIGRTVMHKLAQLPGRPLADDMEPVKLLPKHMPLPGLANPHAVEHRLLVDGGTPGPRMAADTARHLATHYGSLSFDIARLASGDAALAERIHPDAPEIWAQVVYARDYEWARTADDVLRRRTTLTIRGLDSEDIRSRVEDLLAKRP is encoded by the coding sequence ATGACCACCCTGCAGAGCGTTCCGTCCCTCGGAACGCACCCGGCTGCCGGTTCGAACCCGAGCCGAGCCGAAACCCGGGAACAGCTCTCCAAGGCGACGTACGACCTCCTGGTGATCGGCGGCGGCATTCTGGGCATCACCACTGCCTGGCACGCCGCGCAGTCCGGGCTGCGGGTGGCGATGGTGGACGCCGGTGACTTCGCCGGCGCCACCTCCTCCGCCTCCTCCAAGCTGCTCCACGGCGGCCTGCGCTATCTCCAGACCGGCGCGGTCAAGCTGGTCGCCGAGAACCACTTCGAGCGGCGCGCGGTCTCCCGTACCGTCGCCCCGCACCTGGCCAACCCGCTCACCTTCTACCTGCCGGTCTACAAGGGCGGCCCGCACGGCGCGACCAAGCTGGGCGCGGGTGTCTTCGCCTACTCGGCGCTCTCCGCGTTCCGCGACGGCGTCGGCCATGTGATCGGCGCCGAGCGGGCCGCGCGCGACGTCCCGGAGCTGCGCACCGAGAACCTCAAGGCGGTCGCGGTCTACGGCGACGGCCAGATGAACGACAGCCGCATGGCCCTGATGACCGTCCGGGCGGCCGTGGAGGCGGGCGCCACCGTCCTCAACCACGCCGAGGTCGTGGGCCTGCGCAAGAGCGACGGCCGGGTCACCGGCGCCGAGCTCAAGGACCGCACCGACGGCACCGAGTTCGGGGTGAACGCCCGTCTGGTGCTCAACGCCACCGGCCCCTGGGTCGACCATCTGCGCCGGATGGAGGACCCGAACGCGGCGCCGTCGATCCGGCTGTCCAAGGGCGCGCATCTGGTCCTCAAGCGCACCTCCCCCTGGCGGGCGGCGCTGGCGACCCCGATCGACAAGTACCGCATCACCTTCGCCCTCCCCTGGGAGGACATGCTGCTGCTGGGCACCACGGACGAGGAGTTCGAGGGCGACCCGGCCGATGTCGCGGTCAACGAGGCGGACATCACCCAGATCCTGGACGAGGCGGCCTTCTCCATCCGCGACCAGCAGCTCTCCCGCGACCTGATCACCTACTCCTTCGCGGGGCTCCGGGTGCTGCCCGGCGGCCCCGGCGACACCGCCAAGGCCAAGCGCGAGACCGTGGTCACCGAGGGCAGGGGCGGGATGCTCTCCATAGCCGGCGGCAAGTGGACCACCTTCCGCCACATCGGCCGCACCGTGATGCACAAGCTGGCCCAGCTGCCGGGCCGCCCGCTCGCCGACGACATGGAACCGGTCAAGCTGCTGCCCAAGCACATGCCGCTGCCGGGCCTGGCCAATCCGCACGCCGTCGAGCACCGGCTGCTGGTGGACGGCGGCACCCCCGGCCCGCGCATGGCCGCCGACACCGCCCGTCACCTGGCGACCCACTACGGCTCGCTCTCCTTCGACATCGCCCGGCTGGCCAGCGGCGACGCGGCGCTCGCCGAGCGGATCCACCCGGACGCCCCGGAGATCTGGGCACAGGTCGTCTACGCCCGGGACTACGAGTGGGCGCGCACGGCGGACGACGTACTGCGCCGCCGCACCACCCTGACCATCCGCGGCCTGGACTCCGAGGACATCCGGAGCCGGGTCGAGGATCTGCTGGCCAAGCGACCCTGA